In the genome of Curtobacterium sp. MCLR17_036, the window ATGACGATGCCGGCCGACCCCGTCGAGGACCTCTGGTCATCCGTACTCGGACTCCTCGCCGAGGACCCCCGCATCACGCCGCAGCTGCACGGCTTCCTCAACCTTGTCGAGCCGAAGGGCGTCCTCGCCGGCACCCTCTACCTCGAGGTGCCGAACGACCTCACCCGCGGCATGCTCGAGCAGCGCATCCGGATCCCGATCACCGAGGCCGTGACCCGCATCGGCGACGACTCGGTCGCGAACTTCGCGATCACCGTCAACCCGGACATGGCCTCGGAGCCCCGCGTCGACCCGAACGTGCCGGAGTACGCCGAACCCGTGCAGGAGATCGTCGAGCAGAGCGCCGCCCCGCGCCAGTACATCGAGGCGCCGTTCGTGCCGAGCCAGATCGACTCCCCGGGGACGAGCGGACGACCGGAGTCCCGGCTCAACCCGAAGTACAACTTCGACAACTTCGTCATCGGGTCGTCGAACCGGTTCGCCCACGCCGCAGCGGTCGCGGTGGCCGAGGCGCCGGCGAAGGCCTACAACCCGCTCTTCATCTACGGCGACTCCGGCCTCGGCAAGACCCACCTGCTCCACGCCATCGGCCACTACGCCGAGAGCCTCTACCCGGGGATCCGCGTCCGGTACGTGTCGAGCGAGGAGTTCACCAACGACTTCATCAACTCGATCGCGAACAACCGCTCGAACCAGTTCCAGCAGCGGTACCGCGACATCGACATTTTGCTCATCGACGACATCCAGTTCCTGCAGGGGAAGGACTCCACGCAGGAGGCCTTCTTCCACACGTTCAACACGCTGCACGACCACAACAAGCAGGTCGTCATCACGTCGGACGTCGCACCGAAGCACCTGACCGGCTTCGAGGACCGCATGCGCTCGCGGTTCGAGTGGGGCCTCATCACCGACGTGCAGGCACCCGAGCTCGAGACCCGCATCGCGATCCTCCGCAAGAAGGCGCAGTCCGACCACCTGCAGGTGCCCGACGACATCCTCGAGTTCATGGCCTCCAAGGTGTCGAGCAACATCCGCGAGCTCGAGGGCACGCTCATCCGCGTCACCGCGTTCGCGAGCCTGAACCGGACGGCCGTCGACATGGCGCTCGTGCAGACCGTCCTCAAGGACCTCATCACCCTCGACGAGGACAACGTCGTCGCGCCGACGGACATCATCAACCACACCGCCGAGTACTTCAAGCTCTCAGTCGACGACCTCTACGGCTCCTCGCGGTCGCAGGCGATCGCCACCGCGCGACAGATCGCGATGTACCTGTGCCGTGAGCTGACGAGCCTGTCGCTGCCGAAGATCGGGCAGCTGTTCGGCAACCGCGACCACACGACGGTGATGTACGCGAACAAGAAGATCACCGAGCTGATGAAGGAGCGTCGGTCGATCTACAACCAGGTCACCGAGCTCACGAGCCGCATCAAGCAGGACCGCCGGTACCGCTGAGATCGGCCCCGTCGCGGCCCCGTCCACCATCTGAGACGGTTCCAATGGCCGGACTCTTCACAGTGTGGAAAGCCTGTGGATAACTGTGGAGGACACGCCGCCCGGTTGTTCACAGCTGAGGGGGCACTTGTGGAAACTGGGGATGGAAGTGGATAGACGAGCATTCGTCATCCAGACAGCGCTCACAGGCCGTCAACAAGTCACAACCGTGTAGTTCCCAACGCCGGAGCGGCATGCACAGGGTTATCCACAGTGTGCACAGGCGTTAACACCATTACTCCTGGTTAACGATCCATCTCCGCGGGACAACCTTGTGGACGGCGGGATGACAAGAAATCCGGGCTCCGTCCGCCTGTGCCACAATGGGGCGGCCGGACAGTCCAAGCCGATCGACAGGGGTTCCAGCTGTGAAGTTCGAGGTCAACCGGGACGTCTTCTCCGAAGCCGTCTCCTTCGCGGTGAAGCTCCTCCCACAGCGCACGACCCTCC includes:
- the dnaA gene encoding chromosomal replication initiator protein DnaA, which translates into the protein MTMPADPVEDLWSSVLGLLAEDPRITPQLHGFLNLVEPKGVLAGTLYLEVPNDLTRGMLEQRIRIPITEAVTRIGDDSVANFAITVNPDMASEPRVDPNVPEYAEPVQEIVEQSAAPRQYIEAPFVPSQIDSPGTSGRPESRLNPKYNFDNFVIGSSNRFAHAAAVAVAEAPAKAYNPLFIYGDSGLGKTHLLHAIGHYAESLYPGIRVRYVSSEEFTNDFINSIANNRSNQFQQRYRDIDILLIDDIQFLQGKDSTQEAFFHTFNTLHDHNKQVVITSDVAPKHLTGFEDRMRSRFEWGLITDVQAPELETRIAILRKKAQSDHLQVPDDILEFMASKVSSNIRELEGTLIRVTAFASLNRTAVDMALVQTVLKDLITLDEDNVVAPTDIINHTAEYFKLSVDDLYGSSRSQAIATARQIAMYLCRELTSLSLPKIGQLFGNRDHTTVMYANKKITELMKERRSIYNQVTELTSRIKQDRRYR